One part of the Phoenix dactylifera cultivar Barhee BC4 chromosome 4, palm_55x_up_171113_PBpolish2nd_filt_p, whole genome shotgun sequence genome encodes these proteins:
- the LOC103699214 gene encoding disease resistance protein RGA2-like, with translation MAMILDAFVSKFAEMLVELARQEVDMLLGVPGEIQKLQNKLRMISKVLADAERKRINDLAIEDWLKQLKNFMYDADDILDIHRIEADKWSEPSSSTIVCLFRSRIRRPQEIGMKIRELNQKLEEILRCRSEFNLELTFHDKQQVTSQISRMTSPIGEIDIVGSEIEKHAQSLVDSLIKNDERRNILIFAIVGVGGIGKTTLAQRIYNDQRIQEEFSVKKWVCVSQQFDEINLLKDIIGGAQEHSRSSLEPKVESSLRGKKLFLVLDDVWSAKVWCDLLYNTLNSCVAGSRILVTTRNEQIAMQMLAVNIHHVDKLSLEDSWLLLCNKVVLTGDEVEIQHLKDIGMEIVKKCDGLPLAIRVIAGVLCTKEKTWTAWSRVLESTAWSTSGLPEEVMGALYLSYEDLPSYLKQCFIYCSLFPEDYKLYMCDMTELWIAEGFVKADGSLTVEETAEEYYRELIMRNLLQLSDNDSYICCMHDLLHCLARYLARDESSVVRKVHEVGSSNGPMKLRRVYISNNQTTEIFDVLVKQNSLRTLIWRETCLTVTQMDVVFNKLSRLRVLDICSPAIRGLPDSLGNLIHLRYLDISRSEVSVIPESIGNLRNLWYLNISWTKISMIPKSLENLRNLQLLDMQGCSLLSRLPKCIVNLHNLRSLDLYDTGVVGMPAGLGRLQNLHLLSGFVLQSNRTEGWCTMGELRSLSCLRTLSIDALECISSSSEARAAELRNKSKLRSLELTCTQCPQPNEEEMRGIKEVFEELHPPPCLEELTIRCYFGREFPKWIAETTSSASILFPNLSRLNLVDCNYCERLPPCGLLPHLKYLLIVGAASVIGVGPEFLVSTSTSSNGGGRAGVNASKYAFPKLETLKLNNMYDWQEWHWDKGTQAMPCLKYLFLKECPKLMSLPEGLLLYATSLTKLHINTADRLTTIEKLLSLKELYIRHSRNLEKVSDLPALTTLEVESCPKLQVVENLQSLKRMKLVDEEMKSLPSYLLKGVQRGAKKRKRVHAAHLEELVIRCNMGLVRKICQKASPEWPTIQDIQRVHAYSENRSVHNRRVQVVYSKSPFSFTTNFNDTSSSSSSSGLAL, from the exons ATGGCGATGATATTGGACGCCTTCGTCTCGAAATTTGCTGAAATGCTGGTCGAGTTGGCGAGGCAAGAGGTTGACATGCTCTTAGGTGTGCCTGGTGAGATCCAAAAGCTCCAGAACAAGCTCCGTATGATCAGCAAAGTCCTTGCCGATGCCGAGAGGAAGAGAATCAATGATTTGGCCATTGAGGACTGGCTCAAGCagctcaagaatttcatgtACGATGCCGATGACATCCTTGACATCCATCGCATCGAGGCCGACAAGTGGAGCGAACCATCTTCATCCACTATTGTG TGTCTCTTCCGCTCTAGGATTCGAAGGCCTCAAGAGATTGGCATGAAAATTAGAGAACTCAATCAGAAGCTTGAGGAGATTTTGAGGTGCAGGTCTGAATTCAATCTCGAGCTCACTTTCCATGACAAGCAGCAAGTGACATCTCAAATTAGTCGCATGACATCTCCTATAGGTGAGATTGATATTGTAGGATCTGAAATTGAAAAGCACGCTCAGAGCTTGGTTGATTCGCTAATTAAGAATGACGAACGGAGAAACATTCTTATTTTCGCAATTGTGGGTGTGGGGGGAATTGGGAAGACCACCCTTGCCCAAAGGATATATAATGACCAGAGAATACAGGAGGAATTCTCAGTGAAGAAGTGGGTGTGTGTATCGCAACAGTTTGATGAGATAAATTTGCTGAAAGATATCATCGGTGGTGCCCAGGAGCACAGTAGGTCCTCGCTTGAGCCCAAAGTCGAGAGCAGTCTTAGGGGTAAGAAGTTGTTTCTTGTTCTTGATGACGTTTGGTCTGCAAAGGTTTGGTGTGACTTGTTGTATAACACGCTAAATAGTTGTGTTGCTGGCAGTAGGATCCTTGTTACTACAAGAAATGAACAGATCGCGATGCAGATGTTGGCAGTGAACATCCATCACGTCGACAAATTGTCGTTAGAGGATAGTTGGTTATTACTTTGCAATAAGGTGGTCCTGACAGGAGATGAGGTCGAGATCCAGCATCTAAAGGACATAGGGATGgagattgttaagaaatgtgatGGCCTTCCTCTAGCCATTAGAGTGATTGCAGGGGTGCTATGCACGAAGGAGAAGACCTGGACAGCTTGGAGTAGAGTTCTTGAAAGCACTGCATGGTCCACATCCGGGCTTCCTGAGGAGGTCATGGGAGCCTTATATTTGAGTTATGAAGACCTACCAAGCTATCTAAAGCAATGTTTCATATACTGCTCATTGTTTCCTGAAGACTATAAATTATATATGTGTGATATGACTGAACTTTGGATTGCCGAGGGATTTGTGAAAGCTGACGGGAGTTTGACTGTGGAAGAGACAGCAGAAGAGTACTACAGAGAGTTGATTATGCGGAATCTTCTGCAGCTATCTGATAATGATTCGTATATATGTTGCATGCATGACCTCTTGCACTGTCTTGCTCGCTATCTGGCACGAGATGAGAGCTCAGTTGTCAGGAAGGTGCACGAAGTAGGTAGCAGTAATGGGCCAATGAAGCTGCGTCGTGTATATATAAGCAACAATCAAACAACGGAAATCTTTGATGTCTTAGTAAAACAGAACTCGCTAAGGACTCTAATATGGAGAGAGACCTGCTTGACTGTGACTCAGATGGATGTCGTTTTTAATAAACTTTCTCGTTTAAGAGTGCTGGATATCTGTTCGCCAGCAATTCGAGGACTGCCAGATTCTTTGGGTAACCTCATACACCTGAGGTACCTAGATATCTCACGTTCGGAGGTAAGCGTGATACCGGAAAGCATAGGGAATCTCAGAAATTTATGGTATTTGAATATCTCATGGACCAAGATAAGCATGATACCGAAAAGCCTAGAAAATCTTAGAAATCTACAGTTGTTGGATATGCAAGGGTGTTCGCTCCTTTCTCGCCTTCCCAAATGTATCGTGAATTTACACAACCTTAGGAGCCTCGATCTTTATGATACGGGGGTGGTTGGGATGCCGGCAGGGCTAGGAAGGCTTCAAAATCTTCATCTACTAAGTGGATTTGTACTGCAGAGCAACCGGACGGAGGGATGGTGCACAATGGGAGAACTGAGATCCCTCTCGTGTCTCAGGACTCTCTCAATCGATGCGTTGGAGTGTATATCTAGCAGCTCCGAAGCAAGAGCAGCTGAACTTAGAAACAAATCCAAGCTCCGGTCACTCGAGCTAACTTGCACGCAATGCCCTCAACCCAACGAGGAAGAGATGAGGGGAATCAAGGAGGTGTTTGAAGAGCTCCACCCTCCACCTTGCCTGGAAGAACTGACCATCAGATGTTACTTCGGCCGGGAGTTCCCAAAGTGGATAGCAGAGACAACTTCATCGGCATCAATTCTTTTTCCAAATTTGAGCCGGTTGAATCTAGTTGATTGCAATTACTGTGAGCGGCTTCCACCTTGTGGGCTGCTCCCTCATCTAAAATATCTTCTCATCGTGGGTGCTGCATCAGTCATAGGAGTTGGACCTGAATTTTTGGTCAGTACCAGTACCAGTAGCAATGGCGGAGGCAGAGCAGGAGTAAATGCTTCCAAGTATGCATTTCCCAAGCTGGAgacactaaaattaaacaatatGTATGACTGGCAGGAATGGCATTGGGATAAAGGAACACAAGCAATGCCGTGTCTAAAGTACCTGTTCCTTAAGGAGTGCCCCAAGTTGATGTCTCTTCCCGAGGGTCTCCTACTCTACGCAACCTCCCTAACAAAATTGCATATCAATACTGCGGACAGACTAACGACAATTGAGAAGCTCCTTTCGCTCAAAGAATTGTATATAAGGCATAGTCGCAACCTGGAGAAAGTTTCAGACCTCCCTGCGCTCACAACCCTCGAGGTGGAGAGCTGCCCGAAATTGCAAGTGGTGGAGAATCTTCAATCCTTGAAAAGGATGAAACTTGTCGATGAGGAGATGAAATCACTCCCATCATACTTACTGAAAGGAGTGCAAAGAGgtgcaaagaaaaggaaaagagtaCATGCAGCTCATCTGGAGGAGCTGGTGATCCGGTGCAACATGGGACTGGTGAGAAAAATTTGCCAAAAGGCCAGCCCAGAGTGGCCAACAATCCAAGACATCCAACGGGTGCATGCATACTCAGAGAATAGATCGGTGCATAATAGAAGGGTGCAAGTTGTCTATAGCAAGTCCCCCTTCAGCTTCACTACAAATTTCAACGacaccagcagcagcagcagcagcagtggccTCGCTCTGTGA
- the LOC120110696 gene encoding uncharacterized protein LOC120110696, with amino-acid sequence MSVERTLAPVLEALTWQRFRTAFYSKYFPSSRLRELESEFLNLNQETMTVDEYEAEFDRLSRFAPTLVMDAEFQMRRFEEGLKPHLHRSLAAIHSTNYDDLVDRAKNLKIVWKETYDTKDRKQKKRNRDYDARSGQSSSKTAKSHNQSWQSGKQGSYGKTI; translated from the coding sequence atgtcTGTGGAGCGTACATTGGCACCCGTGCTGGAGGCACTGACCTGGCAGAGATTCCGCACAGCATTCTATtccaagtattttccctccagtCGCCTGAGGGAGCTAGAGAGCGAATTTCTCAATCTAAATCAAGAAACTATGACTGTGGATGAGTATGAAGCAGAGTTTGACAGGCTATctcggtttgctcccaccctcgtCATGGATGCAGAGTTCCAGAtgaggagatttgaagaaggattgaagcctcactTACATCGGAGTTTGGCCGCAATACACTCGACAAACTATGATGATCTGGTAGACAGGGCTAAGAATCTGAAAATTGTCTGGAAAGAAACATATGATACCAAAGATaggaaacaaaagaagagaaacaGAGATTATGATGCTCGCAGTGGACAGAGTTCTAGCAAGACTGCAAAATCTCATAATCAATCTTGGCAATCAGGGAAGCAAGGATCTTATGGAAAAACTATTTAG